Part of the Sinorhizobium sp. BG8 genome, AGGAACTTGCCCGCATGCGCGGGGTCGCATGAACGACGCCTGGAGCATTTGAAAGTCCATTGCTCTCACCAGAACGAAAGGGAACCCACATGAACATCGCCTTCAACAGACGCCGGTTTCTCGGCCTCATGGGAGCCGCCGCGACGCTTCCGATGATGGGCCGCGTCGCCCGTGCAGCAACGCCATTCAACTTCCAGGCTTCCTGGATCAACGATGCCGAGTTCAGCGGCTATTTCGTCGCCGTCGACAAGGGTTACTACGCCGAAGAGGGGCTGGACCTCACCTATCTCTCCGGCGGACCGGACGTCATCCCGGAAAGCACGATTGTCGCGGGCAAGGCGGATCTCACGCTGACGACGCCCGACACGACGATCAAGGCGATCGTCGAGCAGAACGCGCCCTTCAAGATCATCGGCGCCCAGTATCAGAAAAACCCGATCGGTATCGTCTCGCTCGCCAAGAACCCGATCCGTGAGCCGAAGGACCTTGTCGGCAAAACGCTCGCCGTTCCCCCGGTCAACGTCATCTCGGTCGAGGCGATGCTGAAGATCTCGGGTGTCGATCGCTCGCAGGTGAACATCGTCCCCTATGCCTACGATCCGACGCCGCTCATCAAGGGCGAGATCGACGCATCGCTCGATTTCACGACCAACGTCCCTTTCACCATCAAGCAGGCAGGCGAGGAAGCAACGTCCTTCCTTCTCTATGATTTCGGCTTCACCATCTTCAACGACACCGTCGTCGTCACAGAAGAGACGCTGAAGGCGAAGCGCAAGGAAATCGTCGCCTTCCTGAGGGCCAGCCGGAAGGGCTGGGAGGAGAACCTCAAGGATCCGGCCGTCTATCCGCCCACATTTGCGGACAGCTGGTTCAAGGGGACCGGGCGTTCGATCGAGAACGAGGTCTACTTCAACACCGCGCAGAAGCCGCTGATCGAATCCGCCGGCGGGATCTTCTCCATGAGCGAAGAGGCGATCGAGGCGAACATCAAGGCGCTCGCCGCTGTCGGCATTGTCGCCAAACGCGAGCATTTCGATACGACGGTTCTCGAAGAAGTCTGATGGCAAACATGTCCGGCATCCGCCTCGAGCACGTGTCGCGTTCCTTTGCGGGACGCGGCACCGTCGTCACGGCCCTTGCCGATGTCTCTCTCGATTGCCCGGCAGGGTCCTTCACGGCGTTGATCGGGCCCTCCGGCTGCGGCAAGTCGACCATGCTGCGCCTGGCTCTCGGTCTCGACCGGCCGGATGCGGGCACCACGACGGTCGCCGGCATGGCGCCCGGCGAAGCCGCTCGGGCCGGGCTGACCGGCGTCGCATTCCAGGATGCGGCGCTGATGCCCTGGCGCACCGTCGAAGACAACATCGCGTTGCCGCTCGACGTGCTCGGGCGGCCGCGCCGCACGCACGCGGGCAAGATCGCCGATCTCATTGCGCTGGTGGGCCTCACTGGCTTCGAGAAGGCTCTTCCTGGCGAGCTCTCCGGCGGCATGCGCCAGCGCGTCGCGATTGCCCGCTCGCTCGTGACCGATCCGAAGGTTCTCTTCCTGGACGAGCCCTTCGGCGCGCTCGACCAGATCCTCCGTCGCCAGATGAACATCGAACTGCAGCGTATCTGGATGGAAAGTCGCGCCACCACCCTGCTCGTGACGCACGGGATCGACGAAGCCGTCTTCCTCGCCGACCGCGTCGTCGTCATGCAGAGCAAGCCGGGACGCATCGCCCGCGTCATCGACATCCCGTTGCCGCGCCCGCGCCGGCCGGAAATCTTCACCAGCCCCGAGTTCCACGCCCTTGAGGACGAGATCGCGGAGGCCCTCGATGGCCGCTGATCAGGCACGAGAATCCGCACGGCTGGGGACGGTCCGCAACTGGCTCATCCTTCTGGTCCTCTGGGAGATCTGCGGTCGCTTCTCGCTGATCGCCGGAGGCGCCCTGCCCGCTCCGTCGCAGATCCTCGCTCGCCTCTGGATCGACCGGGCCGACTATCCCCCGCATATTCTCGCGACCCTGCAAGGGGCTGGCGCAGGCTTCCTGATCGGCAACCTGGTCGCCATTGCTGCGGGCGGATTGTTCGCACTCTTCCCTGCGGCCGCGCGCCTGGGACGCGGCGTCAACATCGCGCTCTTCGCGCTCCCGCCGATCGCCATTTCGCCTATCCTGGTCCTCACCTTTTCGGGCATGACCCCGCGGATCGCGCTTGCGGCCATCGGCTGCTATTTCGTCACCATGACTGCGACCGTTACCGGGATCACCCAGACCGACCGGCGGATGATCGACCTGGTCCACGCCTATGGCGGCGGCAGGTGGAAGACGCTCATCCTGGCGCAGGCCCGTTCCGCCCTACCTTCCATCCTCACTGGCCTCAGGATCGCGGCGCCGAACGCCGTGCTGGGTTCCATACTTGCCGAATTCGGCGGGGGCGGACGCTTCGGGCTCGGAGCCTACCTGATCGGATCGCTCGGCCGAGCCGAGCCGGACCGGCTCTGGGGGATCGGGCTGTGCGCCACGCTTCTGGCCGGTCTCGCCTATGCCCTCTTCTCGCTGATCGCCTACCGCTTCACCGGCTCGACGCGCGCCGTCACCGTTCCGGCAACCGCGCCCGACTCCGGCTCCGGGCACTGGCCACGCTGGCTCTCCATCAGCCTCAAGCTGGGCTCGATCGCCCTGCCCTTCGCCCTGTGGTGGCTGCTCCTCCTCGTCATGGGAACGCCGCCGATGATCGCCAAGACCCCGGCAGGCCTCGTCGATTATCTCTTCCTGCTGCCAGCCTCCCCGGCCGCACGCGAAAGGCTCGTCGCCGCACTGGCGCAGACATTGCCAATGACGATTGTCGGCATGGCGGCCGGTATCGCCTTCGCCTTCCTTCTCGCTCTCGCCTCCGTGATCCGCCCCGCGATCGTGCGCGGCTTCATGCCGATCGCGCTGGTGACGCAGACCATGCCGCTTGTTGCACTGACCCCGCTCCTGGTCCTCCTCCTCGGCCGGGGACCCTCGGTCATTCTCTGGATCACCATTTCCGTCACGTTCTTTCCCGCGTTCGTGACCATGGCGCAGGGTCTCTCACTGGTCCCGCGGGCAGCACTCGACGTGCCGCGGGCCTATGGCGCGAGCCCCCTGACGCAAATGCGCCTCGTCTCCATTCCGGCTTCCCTGCCATACCTCTTCGCCGCGATGCGCCTTGCCGTGCCGCGCGCGCTCCTCGGCGTCATGATCGCCGAATGGCTCGCCACCGGAACGGGCCTCGGCAACCTCCTCAACCAGTCCCGCGGCTATCTCGACTACGGCATGATCTGGGCGGTCGCCGTCACGTCGGTTCTTCTGTCCGTCCTTTTCTATCAAATCGTCGCCTTCATCGAGCGGTTGGTGCTGACGCGCCGCGGGATGAATTCGGCCGGCTAATGCAAGGAGTTGCTGCCATGAGTATCGTCGATCACAAGGCCTCGGTGCGTGAGCGAGTATGGAGCGAGTTGCGCAAGGTGGCCGTGCCAGACAGCCGCTTTCACTTCGACTTCGGGGAATTCATCGCCGATTTCGAAGGCGGAGAGGCGGCCGTCGCCCGCCTGACGGCGCATCGGTTCTACCAGGATGCCAAGTTCATTTTCATCACGCCGGACAACTGCCTCGATCGTCTGCGCTTCCAGGCGCTGGAGGACGGAAAGACCGTGCTGATGACCACCTATTCGATCAAGCGCGGCTTCTGGGTTCTGGACCCTCGCCTGATCGCGCCGGAGCTGCGTCTCTATGCCTCGACACTCGACGGCATGGAGCGGGTGGGCCAGCCCGTCAGCCTGAAGGACATCGCCTCGATGCCGGTCGTCGACTACATGGTCACCGGCACTGGTGCGATAAACCACGAGGGCGTGCGCTTCGGCAAGGGACACGGCTTCTTCGATGCGGAATGGGGCATGCTCTACCGGCTGGGAAGGATCAGCACCGCGACGCCGTCGGCGGCCGTCGTGCACGACTGCCAGGTCCTCGACGAGAAACTGACGCCCGACGTCTACGACACGGTGGCGGACGTGATCTTCACCCCGACGCGAACGATCGAGGTCCGGGATCCGCACAAGCCGACCTGCGGCATCCTTTGGGATAGGCTAGACCCGCACATGTTCGAAACGATCCCGCCGCTGCAGGAACTGAAGGCGATGGGGCTGTAACCAAGCCACGCTACCCGCGCGCGATCTCGGCAACTGTGTACCCTCTCCGGCACTGGTATCCGTCGAATGCGACCTTGGACAGGCCCCAGGACGGAAAGGTCAGGTCCGCGGGCTTGTCCGACAGGTTCAGGATGATCCTGTAGTCGCCGTCGCCGGTCGGAATCGAGCAGCCCTCGAACGGATAAGGCAAGTCGAAACCCGAGAGCTGAGCCGGCTCGCGGACGGACTGCAGACGGATCGAGGGACGCCGCCCGCCTTTCTCGGCATCGATCAGGATATGCTCGATATCGTCGATCTCTGAATTGAACTTCACGAGCGCATCGACAAGCTCGGGCGGCGTCGCATCCCAGGCAAAGGCCGGGGAGAACGCGAACGTGAAGTAGATGATCCCGACCGCGCCATGGATGATCGATGACCATGCCTGTACGCCGAACTCGGCCGCGGACGCGTTGCGTCCCATGCTTCCATTGAACTGCGACGTTCCG contains:
- a CDS encoding ABC transporter substrate-binding protein, which translates into the protein MNIAFNRRRFLGLMGAAATLPMMGRVARAATPFNFQASWINDAEFSGYFVAVDKGYYAEEGLDLTYLSGGPDVIPESTIVAGKADLTLTTPDTTIKAIVEQNAPFKIIGAQYQKNPIGIVSLAKNPIREPKDLVGKTLAVPPVNVISVEAMLKISGVDRSQVNIVPYAYDPTPLIKGEIDASLDFTTNVPFTIKQAGEEATSFLLYDFGFTIFNDTVVVTEETLKAKRKEIVAFLRASRKGWEENLKDPAVYPPTFADSWFKGTGRSIENEVYFNTAQKPLIESAGGIFSMSEEAIEANIKALAAVGIVAKREHFDTTVLEEV
- a CDS encoding ABC transporter ATP-binding protein, with the protein product MANMSGIRLEHVSRSFAGRGTVVTALADVSLDCPAGSFTALIGPSGCGKSTMLRLALGLDRPDAGTTTVAGMAPGEAARAGLTGVAFQDAALMPWRTVEDNIALPLDVLGRPRRTHAGKIADLIALVGLTGFEKALPGELSGGMRQRVAIARSLVTDPKVLFLDEPFGALDQILRRQMNIELQRIWMESRATTLLVTHGIDEAVFLADRVVVMQSKPGRIARVIDIPLPRPRRPEIFTSPEFHALEDEIAEALDGR
- a CDS encoding ABC transporter permease subunit; translated protein: MAADQARESARLGTVRNWLILLVLWEICGRFSLIAGGALPAPSQILARLWIDRADYPPHILATLQGAGAGFLIGNLVAIAAGGLFALFPAAARLGRGVNIALFALPPIAISPILVLTFSGMTPRIALAAIGCYFVTMTATVTGITQTDRRMIDLVHAYGGGRWKTLILAQARSALPSILTGLRIAAPNAVLGSILAEFGGGGRFGLGAYLIGSLGRAEPDRLWGIGLCATLLAGLAYALFSLIAYRFTGSTRAVTVPATAPDSGSGHWPRWLSISLKLGSIALPFALWWLLLLVMGTPPMIAKTPAGLVDYLFLLPASPAARERLVAALAQTLPMTIVGMAAGIAFAFLLALASVIRPAIVRGFMPIALVTQTMPLVALTPLLVLLLGRGPSVILWITISVTFFPAFVTMAQGLSLVPRAALDVPRAYGASPLTQMRLVSIPASLPYLFAAMRLAVPRALLGVMIAEWLATGTGLGNLLNQSRGYLDYGMIWAVAVTSVLLSVLFYQIVAFIERLVLTRRGMNSAG
- a CDS encoding 5-formyltetrahydrofolate cyclo-ligase, which translates into the protein MSIVDHKASVRERVWSELRKVAVPDSRFHFDFGEFIADFEGGEAAVARLTAHRFYQDAKFIFITPDNCLDRLRFQALEDGKTVLMTTYSIKRGFWVLDPRLIAPELRLYASTLDGMERVGQPVSLKDIASMPVVDYMVTGTGAINHEGVRFGKGHGFFDAEWGMLYRLGRISTATPSAAVVHDCQVLDEKLTPDVYDTVADVIFTPTRTIEVRDPHKPTCGILWDRLDPHMFETIPPLQELKAMGL